In Rubripirellula tenax, the following are encoded in one genomic region:
- a CDS encoding DUF1501 domain-containing protein produces the protein MNQRPRRDFLYGLGSSLGALALTDMLARDGIAAVAANAGPLSPKPPMHPAKAKAVIMLFMEGGPSQTDTFDPKPELDRLHLSESKRTEGLANGKRFYVGSPFKTRKVGKSGIDMCDQFVHMADPEVADELCVYRGCQAESLNHPEALLHINTGSRLGGDPALGSWMTYGLGSQNQNLPGYVVMTELALPQAGSTNWSNGFLPAYFQGTRLRTEGSPILDLKPAGHITPDHQRRALDELARLNSAHLAAHPEHAELASRMESYELAFRMQAEVPDIVDLSTESQETLQMYGMDKPQTSTFARQCLMARRLVEQGVRFVQIFSGGWDSHDYLERGHSARIASVDQPIAALIKDLKQRGMLDETLVVWTGEFGRTPDNNYRGGVTSLGRDHNVDAMTMWLAGGGTKRGAIVGATDEIGAKAVECVHPIRDLHVTLLHLMGLDDNRLTYFHGGRYKQLSQFGGELINELIA, from the coding sequence ATGAATCAACGACCGCGACGTGACTTCCTTTACGGACTCGGATCTTCGCTCGGTGCATTGGCGCTGACCGACATGCTTGCGCGAGATGGGATCGCAGCTGTCGCCGCGAATGCGGGGCCGTTGTCACCAAAACCACCGATGCATCCGGCCAAAGCGAAGGCCGTCATCATGCTATTCATGGAGGGTGGTCCCAGCCAAACCGACACGTTTGACCCAAAACCGGAACTCGACCGCCTGCACCTATCCGAATCGAAACGCACCGAAGGCCTGGCCAACGGGAAACGGTTCTACGTCGGCAGCCCCTTCAAGACTCGCAAGGTCGGCAAGTCGGGAATCGATATGTGCGACCAGTTTGTACACATGGCCGATCCGGAAGTCGCCGACGAGCTGTGCGTTTATCGAGGTTGCCAAGCGGAATCGCTGAACCACCCCGAAGCCTTGCTGCACATCAACACGGGCAGCCGATTGGGTGGCGATCCCGCGCTGGGCTCGTGGATGACATACGGCCTGGGTTCACAAAACCAAAACCTGCCCGGCTATGTCGTCATGACCGAACTGGCACTGCCGCAAGCCGGATCGACCAACTGGTCCAACGGTTTCTTGCCGGCCTATTTCCAAGGCACGCGACTGCGTACCGAGGGCTCGCCGATTTTGGATCTGAAACCGGCCGGCCACATCACGCCCGACCACCAACGCCGCGCGCTCGACGAACTGGCACGATTGAATTCGGCGCACTTGGCGGCACATCCCGAGCACGCCGAACTGGCATCGCGAATGGAAAGCTACGAGTTGGCGTTTCGCATGCAGGCCGAGGTCCCCGACATCGTCGACCTGAGTACCGAGTCGCAAGAGACCCTGCAGATGTACGGCATGGACAAACCGCAAACGTCGACGTTCGCCAGGCAGTGCTTGATGGCTCGCCGATTGGTAGAACAGGGCGTGCGGTTCGTTCAAATTTTCTCGGGCGGCTGGGACAGTCACGACTATCTCGAGCGTGGCCACTCCGCCCGCATCGCTAGTGTCGACCAACCGATCGCGGCGCTGATCAAAGACTTAAAACAACGCGGCATGTTGGACGAAACGTTGGTCGTTTGGACGGGCGAGTTCGGCCGGACGCCAGACAACAACTATCGCGGCGGTGTCACGTCGCTGGGGCGTGACCACAACGTCGATGCAATGACGATGTGGTTGGCCGGCGGAGGAACCAAACGGGGCGCGATCGTCGGCGCGACCGACGAGATCGGCGCGAAAGCCGTCGAGTGCGTGCATCCGATCCGCGACCTGCACGTCACGCTGCTGCACTTGATGGGACTCGACGATAATCGGCTGACGTACTTTCACGGCGGCCGGTACAAGCAACTGTCGCAATTCGGGGGCGAGCTGATCAACGAATTGATCGCATAG
- a CDS encoding hydroxypyruvate isomerase family protein, which yields MMAAVAGAAASTVASSVSASAEEAKAVDAKTGRLNQSVCKWCFPKMSLEELAVEAAAMGMVGIDLLDPPDFPTLKKHGLVCTMVQSHPLGNGLCDSQFHDMCIEKINAAVEATSAEGWKNVIVFSGNARGIDRETGMKNCVDALAKVIPAAEKAGVTLQMELLNSKVNHPDYMCDNSKWGIELVKRVGSDNFKLLYDIYHMQIMEGDIIRTIQENHQYFGHYHTAGNPGRHELDDSQELLYPPIAKAIAETGFDGYFAHEFLPVRDPIAGLRDAVSQCIV from the coding sequence ATGATGGCTGCCGTTGCCGGCGCCGCGGCAAGCACGGTTGCGTCTAGCGTTTCTGCATCTGCCGAAGAAGCGAAAGCGGTTGATGCCAAGACAGGCCGACTGAACCAATCGGTTTGCAAATGGTGCTTCCCGAAAATGTCGCTCGAGGAACTCGCGGTCGAAGCCGCCGCCATGGGGATGGTGGGAATCGACCTGCTTGATCCGCCCGACTTCCCAACGCTTAAGAAGCACGGTTTGGTTTGCACGATGGTCCAGTCGCATCCGCTTGGCAACGGTTTGTGCGACAGCCAATTTCATGACATGTGCATTGAAAAGATCAACGCCGCTGTGGAAGCAACGTCGGCCGAGGGATGGAAGAACGTCATCGTCTTCAGCGGCAATGCACGCGGAATCGACCGCGAAACTGGAATGAAGAATTGTGTCGACGCGCTCGCCAAGGTCATCCCGGCCGCCGAAAAAGCAGGCGTCACGTTGCAGATGGAATTGCTCAACAGCAAGGTCAATCACCCCGACTACATGTGCGACAACTCGAAATGGGGAATCGAATTGGTCAAGCGAGTCGGCAGCGACAACTTCAAATTGCTGTACGACATCTATCACATGCAAATCATGGAAGGCGACATCATACGAACGATCCAAGAAAATCATCAATACTTTGGCCACTACCACACCGCCGGAAATCCCGGTCGCCACGAGCTAGACGATTCACAAGAACTGCTCTATCCGCCGATCGCAAAAGCGATCGCGGAAACGGGATTCGACGGCTATTTCGCGCACGAATTCCTGCCCGTTCGTGACCCGATCGCTGGTCTTCGCGATGCCGTTTCACAGTGCATCGTCTAG
- a CDS encoding PD-(D/E)XK nuclease family protein has product MKLFSTSCETVFAGWEGPLLPKAVTILGDRFRSGQSLDLSELLCVLPSARGTHRLHSLLLEYATGLGLEYRRPDITTIGSLAERLYVPTTPLALEFEQTLAWANVLRQLPAEELEPLIPVVPPSEPIAPWLDLAAMLRRLHTELAASELTFQHVFDVAETESEKRRWKLLDFVFKGYLASLEQVGLSDPHVQRRLAITSERCRTKKMVVLVGTSDLSDALILMLKNLDSDVLSMVAAPPSMSDRFDEFGCVQTSRWVEHHLPIQDHHLIAGGDVADQATAVAETLADFAGQYRADQVTVGVTDESQVGPVEISLRGCKVDTFRHLGWTVSQTAVGRLLHLTATHLQRRSWQSLAALVRHADVGRMITRRLNLDDSSQWLTQLDHLLAGHFPIRIDKPLTEQAIKAYPLAIGASSIVQEWLTPFSDDAITKSDKVQPTIAHWSRAAAEWLGELYAPVDASADTTTMSDVGVRTSMALESALKMMGRFAELNDGLDLELGGAAAIEMLATRLGDSRIVAEPQSNEVQISGWLDLALDDAPAMVVVGLNHPFVPGSTTADPFLPGTLRTQLRMADNDRRYARDVYAMHLMLSTRSDIRFIVGKSRADGSPTPPSRLLAATPTVDAARRLRVLLGQRREKIVVHHQWDQPPRQNGVAIEGSQLPIPTLDLSGDDDIVRAMSVTAFRDYLACPYRFYLRHVLKLKPLDDLSGELAANQFGDLVHGALERFGESSDRNEGQASKIEKYLLEYLHQYAADVYGSDASTAVAIQIAQAERRLKAVAVVQAERIAGGWTIHASEAAVSESDGAGVDVDGKRMGLRGRFDRIDHHVETDRWAILDYKTHGHKPEKKHLAKTDDGHRWIDMQLPLYRMMIPFLGIKAPPPEVALGYFNISEKDEETKINVAEFTEPQMLQAEQIIHDCIRGIWERRFEPTDERVEFDDYAMILQTGVASRMLDQGDAWDTEGAHS; this is encoded by the coding sequence GTGAAACTTTTTTCAACTTCGTGTGAAACAGTATTCGCCGGATGGGAGGGGCCGCTCCTTCCGAAAGCCGTCACGATTTTGGGTGACCGTTTTCGTTCGGGCCAATCTTTGGACCTGTCCGAACTGCTTTGTGTTTTGCCCTCGGCTCGTGGCACGCATCGGTTGCATTCGTTATTGCTTGAGTATGCGACTGGGCTGGGGCTGGAATATCGTCGACCCGATATCACGACGATCGGTTCCCTGGCCGAGCGACTTTACGTGCCCACGACTCCGTTGGCACTTGAGTTCGAGCAAACACTGGCATGGGCCAATGTGCTTCGGCAGCTTCCCGCAGAAGAACTTGAGCCATTGATTCCTGTGGTACCCCCGTCCGAACCGATCGCCCCATGGTTGGATCTGGCCGCGATGCTAAGACGACTTCATACAGAATTGGCTGCCAGCGAGTTGACGTTTCAACACGTCTTCGACGTTGCCGAAACCGAGTCCGAAAAACGACGCTGGAAATTGCTCGACTTCGTATTCAAAGGTTACCTCGCTTCCCTGGAACAAGTGGGGCTATCCGACCCGCATGTCCAGCGCCGACTCGCCATCACATCCGAGCGTTGCCGCACAAAAAAGATGGTCGTGTTGGTCGGGACCAGCGATTTGAGCGACGCGTTGATTTTGATGCTGAAGAATCTGGACTCGGACGTCTTATCGATGGTTGCGGCGCCCCCATCGATGTCCGATCGCTTCGACGAGTTCGGTTGCGTCCAGACATCACGATGGGTCGAGCATCACTTGCCGATTCAAGACCACCATTTGATCGCCGGTGGAGACGTCGCCGATCAGGCCACGGCGGTCGCCGAGACGCTTGCGGACTTTGCCGGCCAATACCGGGCCGACCAAGTCACGGTGGGCGTCACCGATGAATCGCAAGTCGGGCCGGTCGAAATCTCGCTTCGCGGATGCAAGGTCGATACGTTTCGACATTTGGGATGGACCGTTTCCCAAACCGCAGTCGGGCGACTCCTTCACTTAACGGCCACCCATTTGCAGCGCCGGTCGTGGCAGTCGTTGGCGGCGCTGGTGCGTCATGCCGATGTCGGTCGCATGATCACGCGGCGGTTGAATTTAGACGACTCGAGCCAGTGGCTAACGCAATTGGACCACTTGCTGGCGGGCCACTTTCCGATCCGCATCGACAAGCCGTTAACGGAGCAGGCGATCAAGGCCTATCCGCTGGCCATCGGAGCTTCCAGTATCGTCCAGGAATGGTTGACTCCATTTTCAGATGATGCGATCACGAAGTCAGACAAAGTCCAGCCGACCATCGCTCATTGGAGCCGCGCCGCGGCAGAGTGGTTGGGTGAACTCTACGCCCCTGTTGATGCTTCCGCCGACACAACCACGATGTCAGATGTTGGTGTTCGGACATCGATGGCGTTGGAGTCGGCGCTCAAGATGATGGGCCGGTTTGCGGAACTCAATGATGGACTTGATCTAGAACTTGGTGGCGCCGCGGCGATCGAAATGCTGGCCACACGATTGGGAGACTCGCGAATTGTCGCGGAACCGCAATCCAATGAAGTTCAGATTTCTGGCTGGCTAGACCTCGCATTGGACGATGCGCCGGCCATGGTCGTGGTGGGGCTGAATCATCCATTTGTTCCCGGTTCGACAACGGCGGATCCCTTTTTGCCCGGGACGCTTCGCACCCAGCTTCGGATGGCTGACAACGATCGACGGTACGCTCGCGATGTCTATGCGATGCATTTGATGTTGTCGACGCGGTCGGATATTCGATTCATTGTCGGCAAGTCACGCGCCGACGGATCGCCGACTCCGCCTAGCCGCTTGTTGGCGGCGACACCCACCGTCGATGCCGCGCGAAGATTGCGTGTGTTGTTGGGGCAACGCCGCGAAAAAATTGTCGTGCATCACCAATGGGACCAGCCGCCGAGGCAAAACGGTGTGGCGATCGAGGGATCTCAATTGCCGATTCCCACACTGGACTTGTCCGGCGATGACGACATTGTCAGGGCAATGAGTGTGACCGCGTTTCGCGACTACCTTGCGTGTCCGTATCGCTTCTATCTTCGCCACGTATTGAAGCTCAAGCCGCTGGATGACCTCAGCGGCGAATTGGCGGCCAATCAGTTTGGGGACTTGGTCCACGGTGCGCTTGAGCGATTTGGTGAATCGAGCGATCGCAACGAAGGGCAAGCGTCCAAGATCGAGAAGTACTTGCTGGAATACCTGCACCAGTATGCTGCGGACGTATACGGAAGTGACGCGTCGACAGCCGTCGCTATTCAAATCGCCCAAGCCGAACGTCGACTCAAGGCAGTCGCCGTTGTTCAAGCCGAACGCATTGCCGGTGGTTGGACGATTCACGCATCCGAAGCGGCCGTTAGCGAGAGCGACGGCGCTGGTGTCGATGTTGACGGGAAACGCATGGGACTGCGAGGTCGTTTCGATCGTATTGATCATCACGTGGAAACCGATCGATGGGCGATTCTGGATTACAAAACGCACGGACACAAACCCGAAAAGAAACACCTCGCAAAAACGGACGACGGTCACCGCTGGATCGATATGCAATTGCCTTTGTACCGGATGATGATCCCGTTCCTGGGTATCAAGGCACCGCCGCCCGAAGTCGCGTTGGGGTATTTCAACATCAGCGAAAAAGATGAAGAGACAAAGATCAACGTGGCTGAGTTCACCGAACCACAGATGCTGCAAGCGGAACAGATCATTCACGATTGCATCCGCGGCATTTGGGAACGTCGATTCGAACCGACCGACGAACGTGTCGAATTCGATGACTATGCAATGATTCTGCAAACCGGCGTGGCCAGTCGGATGCTCGACCAAGGCGATGCGTGGGATACCGAGGGGGCACATTCATGA
- a CDS encoding AP2/ERF family transcription factor, with protein sequence MSANRNITRIEHVSTGGYMIRIMRKGKMHQKYYSDTECGGKRKALTAARTERDKMESKLKGFTAKQIAKKERANNTSGVVGVRYVEETDLRWESQPVYGYWVAQWSPSKGVRKTARFSVEKYGDDEAFRLAVKARNKGVNSMES encoded by the coding sequence ATGAGTGCCAACCGCAATATCACTCGCATTGAACATGTTTCCACTGGTGGTTATATGATCCGCATCATGCGGAAAGGAAAAATGCATCAAAAGTACTACTCGGATACCGAGTGTGGTGGAAAGCGAAAGGCCCTCACCGCCGCCCGCACCGAACGGGACAAGATGGAAAGCAAATTGAAGGGATTCACGGCAAAACAGATCGCCAAGAAAGAACGTGCAAACAATACGTCGGGTGTTGTCGGCGTTCGCTACGTGGAAGAAACGGATCTGCGATGGGAATCGCAACCCGTCTACGGATATTGGGTTGCTCAGTGGAGCCCATCCAAGGGCGTTCGCAAAACGGCAAGATTCTCGGTCGAGAAGTACGGCGACGACGAAGCGTTTCGTCTGGCCGTCAAAGCTCGAAACAAGGGCGTCAATTCGATGGAATCTTGA
- a CDS encoding valine--pyruvate transaminase — MSWNLSEFGQRLGRGSGIGNLMDDLGHALAAGGDRVCMLGGGQPAHIPQIDAVWRRRIEEISAVPGQLEHALGNYEPPAGNMAFRTALAKLFQRQFGWSIGPENVAVTPGGQTAFFLLFNTMAGRFPDGTTKKILLPIIPEYIGYANQSVAEEMFVAVRPKIERIGQHRFKYRVDFESLEITDDIAAICVSRPTNPSGNVLTDAEIAQLAELASQNGIPLIVDGAYGAPFPGAIFTETTPVWNDNIVLTLSLSKVGLPGTRTGIVIGNEDLIRSVASMTSIVGLANTNMGQAIVTPLIESGELLQLSDEVIKPFYQQKSIEALRIAEEVFDDSLPYRIHQSEGAFFLWLWFEDLPITSAELYERLKARDVLVVPGHHFFFGDVIEGVSTPWKHHEECIRMTFTMPEPKVRQGLSIIADEVRRAHQQG, encoded by the coding sequence ATGAGTTGGAACCTATCTGAATTTGGCCAGCGACTTGGTCGTGGCAGCGGCATCGGCAACCTGATGGACGACCTCGGTCACGCCTTGGCCGCCGGCGGTGACCGCGTCTGCATGCTGGGCGGCGGACAGCCCGCCCACATTCCGCAAATTGACGCAGTCTGGCGACGACGGATCGAAGAAATCAGCGCCGTTCCGGGACAACTCGAACACGCGTTGGGCAACTACGAACCGCCGGCCGGAAACATGGCGTTCCGGACCGCGCTCGCCAAACTCTTTCAACGCCAATTCGGGTGGTCGATCGGGCCAGAGAACGTCGCCGTGACGCCCGGCGGCCAGACCGCCTTCTTCTTGCTGTTCAACACAATGGCGGGACGCTTTCCCGATGGGACGACAAAGAAAATTCTGCTGCCGATCATTCCCGAATACATCGGCTATGCCAATCAATCCGTCGCCGAAGAAATGTTCGTTGCCGTACGTCCGAAGATCGAACGAATCGGCCAGCATCGATTCAAGTACCGCGTCGATTTTGAATCGCTAGAAATCACCGATGATATCGCCGCCATCTGCGTTTCGCGCCCGACCAACCCCAGCGGCAATGTTTTGACGGACGCCGAGATCGCCCAGTTAGCAGAACTCGCATCCCAGAACGGTATCCCGCTGATCGTCGATGGAGCCTACGGTGCACCGTTCCCCGGTGCGATCTTTACCGAGACGACTCCGGTTTGGAATGACAACATCGTCTTAACACTCAGCCTCTCGAAAGTCGGCTTGCCAGGAACTCGCACAGGCATCGTGATCGGAAACGAAGACTTGATTCGGTCCGTCGCCTCAATGACATCGATCGTCGGATTGGCCAACACGAACATGGGCCAAGCGATCGTGACGCCATTGATCGAATCGGGTGAACTGTTGCAACTGTCCGACGAAGTCATCAAGCCGTTCTATCAACAAAAATCGATCGAAGCCTTACGGATCGCTGAAGAAGTCTTCGATGATTCGCTGCCCTATCGCATCCATCAAAGCGAAGGCGCATTTTTTCTGTGGCTATGGTTCGAAGATTTGCCGATCACTTCGGCGGAATTGTACGAGCGTCTGAAAGCACGAGACGTTTTGGTGGTTCCCGGCCACCACTTCTTCTTTGGCGACGTGATCGAAGGCGTCTCCACCCCGTGGAAACATCACGAAGAGTGCATCCGAATGACGTTTACGATGCCCGAGCCCAAGGTGCGACAGGGACTCTCGATCATCGCAGATGAAGTCCGCCGGGCCCACCAGCAGGGGTGA
- a CDS encoding TIGR03546 family protein gives MILWTIKLLTTLRRAIAGRRYPHQLAWAVAFGLLLGIIPHGNLLALVLLVVVLSLKLNHAAAGLTAIGVSFLASRLDTISHQVGDYVLTNPKWAATIADAWALPLVPWTNLNNTIVMGSFLIGVVALVPVFMITYPIFRAFRIVDPVDELAPTQDPTPPDVRHQPSTPVAIVDQSHAKVPSPHSGSRRHTHPSASTTDRIDRIEFHEIDGDASPAFEHDAEETPVQAIAVETRIDVIRLKEGAVIPAPHSDVAPKTATVASPTNIDEKQPMDEALNYLLRQLRDSQTRKSA, from the coding sequence ATGATTCTTTGGACAATCAAATTATTGACCACGCTACGACGAGCGATCGCCGGGCGACGTTATCCCCACCAACTCGCTTGGGCGGTGGCTTTCGGATTATTGCTGGGCATCATCCCTCACGGCAATCTACTAGCCCTTGTGCTATTGGTGGTCGTGTTGTCGTTGAAGCTGAACCATGCCGCGGCGGGATTGACCGCGATCGGTGTGTCGTTCTTAGCATCCCGGCTGGATACGATTTCCCACCAGGTCGGCGACTATGTGCTGACGAATCCCAAGTGGGCAGCCACCATTGCCGACGCTTGGGCTTTGCCGCTTGTACCGTGGACGAACCTGAACAACACCATCGTGATGGGCAGCTTCCTGATCGGCGTTGTGGCGTTGGTGCCAGTATTCATGATCACCTATCCGATCTTTCGCGCGTTTCGCATCGTCGACCCCGTCGATGAATTAGCACCGACACAGGATCCAACGCCGCCCGATGTGCGTCATCAGCCGTCGACACCGGTTGCGATCGTTGACCAGAGCCACGCGAAGGTACCCTCGCCACACTCGGGATCGCGACGACACACGCATCCGTCGGCAAGCACCACGGATCGGATCGACCGAATCGAATTCCATGAAATCGACGGCGACGCTTCGCCAGCGTTCGAACACGACGCCGAAGAGACTCCGGTGCAAGCTATTGCCGTCGAGACCCGCATCGACGTCATCCGATTGAAAGAAGGCGCCGTGATACCTGCTCCGCACAGCGATGTTGCACCCAAGACAGCAACGGTTGCGTCGCCGACCAACATCGACGAGAAGCAACCTATGGACGAAGCACTCAATTATCTGCTTCGTCAATTGCGTGACTCACAGACAAGGAAATCGGCATGA
- a CDS encoding UvrD-helicase domain-containing protein, producing MNVKPNPSSSGSTGDGSLLPTLVRASAGTGKTYRLTARLLRILLQGASPETILATTFTRKAAGEILERVLLSLAQAADEDDPEALESLRNQVGIPTLPRSVCLQLIDTLLRNIHRLRICTLDSLFSQLARSFPFELGLPPAWRLTDEIEESWLRERAVDSVIATLDRGEMTALLAMLGKGDIKRSISRELLQVVDAAYGIQRLCIDEVWKQLKVPTQPESADITRAAGIMRMAMPKQKRLLTKLESFAEKLELRDFDSLMDDTLVANIGAARRSGGEVLYYRAPFPDGVDEAFDVVYAAAKTKVLSLLNSQNEATGTVIGAYDFHINQLKQSARAVGFEDVAIRLAAEFSRLDPQSLAVRMDGAVDHLLLDEFQDTSPVQWNVLRPFAMRCATVGTGQGDSERAVPKSFFCVGDTKQAIYGWRGGVAEIFEAVADEVPGITEEEQNKSFRSSPVVVEAVNQTFRNLIRHPVCDAADSNDPTDKSMYEATAVRNFARRFPVHSTAKSDLPGHVRLETCRIVEGGDSAARQLACFEDAARIAAEIHAADPRRSIGILTRTNRGVAQLIFMLERMKVEVSQEGGNPLTDSAAVETVLSAIMMADHPGDGRWAFHLSQTPLVEIPGFGPEFVRSMCEDRGIAETVEFLSGKLAPLCDGRETLRLKQLTALALGYETNPAARLRDFVRLVREKRVERPQSAAVRVMTVHQSKGLEFDAVILPELDGALTRTRSGCVPDIENPGDAPRGLSRYLGSKSWHYLPLNWQRAFGMQAEGAMTEAMCLLYVAMTRARQSLRMVIQPASKAAFENRTSSSLIFHALESDQDPTTGQTVLYESGTPTWMNRGERISDDHHDAQVSVETVSIRFRES from the coding sequence ATGAACGTTAAACCGAATCCATCGTCGAGTGGTTCCACAGGCGACGGGTCGTTGCTTCCCACGTTGGTTCGCGCTTCGGCAGGGACCGGCAAGACGTACCGTTTGACGGCAAGGCTGTTGCGGATCCTGTTGCAGGGCGCGTCACCGGAAACCATTTTGGCGACCACGTTCACTCGCAAGGCCGCGGGCGAGATCTTGGAACGCGTGCTGTTGTCGCTGGCCCAGGCCGCGGACGAAGACGATCCCGAAGCGCTCGAGAGTCTTCGGAATCAGGTCGGCATTCCCACGCTGCCTCGCAGTGTCTGCTTGCAGTTGATCGACACGCTGCTTCGCAATATCCATCGATTGCGAATCTGTACGCTCGACAGTCTGTTCTCGCAGCTCGCGAGATCGTTTCCGTTCGAGCTTGGGTTGCCACCGGCTTGGCGGTTGACGGATGAAATTGAAGAGTCGTGGTTGCGCGAGCGAGCCGTCGACTCCGTCATTGCGACGTTGGATCGCGGCGAGATGACCGCGCTGCTTGCGATGTTGGGCAAGGGGGATATCAAACGATCGATCTCGCGAGAACTGTTGCAGGTCGTGGACGCGGCCTACGGAATTCAACGACTGTGCATCGATGAAGTTTGGAAACAGCTCAAGGTACCTACGCAACCCGAGTCCGCCGACATCACCCGCGCGGCCGGGATCATGCGAATGGCGATGCCAAAGCAAAAACGGCTGCTCACAAAATTGGAGTCCTTCGCCGAGAAGCTTGAACTGCGAGATTTCGATTCGTTGATGGACGACACCCTGGTCGCCAACATCGGCGCGGCGCGGCGTAGCGGTGGCGAGGTGTTGTACTATCGCGCACCCTTTCCCGACGGCGTTGACGAAGCTTTTGATGTTGTCTATGCCGCGGCGAAAACCAAAGTGTTGTCGCTGTTGAACTCGCAAAACGAAGCGACTGGGACGGTGATCGGTGCTTACGACTTTCATATCAACCAATTAAAACAATCCGCTCGGGCGGTGGGTTTCGAAGACGTTGCGATCCGTTTGGCGGCCGAGTTTTCGCGGCTGGACCCGCAGTCGCTTGCCGTTCGGATGGACGGTGCGGTCGATCACCTGTTGCTCGATGAGTTTCAAGATACGTCGCCGGTGCAATGGAATGTCTTGCGTCCTTTCGCGATGCGGTGCGCAACGGTGGGTACCGGTCAGGGGGATTCCGAGCGCGCGGTGCCGAAGTCGTTCTTCTGTGTCGGAGACACCAAGCAAGCCATCTATGGTTGGCGAGGTGGCGTCGCAGAAATATTCGAAGCCGTGGCGGACGAAGTTCCCGGTATCACCGAAGAAGAGCAAAACAAAAGTTTCCGCAGCAGTCCGGTCGTCGTCGAAGCGGTCAATCAGACGTTCCGGAACTTGATTCGCCATCCTGTTTGTGATGCGGCCGATTCAAACGACCCGACCGATAAGTCGATGTACGAAGCGACCGCGGTGCGCAATTTTGCTCGGCGATTTCCGGTTCATTCGACCGCTAAATCAGATCTGCCGGGGCACGTGCGGTTGGAAACATGTCGAATCGTCGAAGGCGGCGACTCGGCCGCTCGCCAATTGGCATGTTTCGAAGATGCGGCGCGAATCGCGGCCGAAATCCACGCGGCTGACCCGCGGCGATCGATCGGAATCTTGACGCGTACCAATCGCGGTGTGGCACAATTGATCTTCATGCTGGAACGGATGAAGGTCGAAGTCAGTCAAGAGGGTGGAAATCCGTTGACCGATTCAGCCGCCGTTGAAACTGTGTTGTCCGCCATCATGATGGCAGACCATCCGGGTGACGGTCGGTGGGCTTTCCATCTTTCGCAAACGCCGCTGGTCGAGATTCCAGGTTTTGGTCCTGAATTTGTTCGGTCGATGTGCGAGGATCGCGGCATCGCCGAAACGGTCGAGTTTCTGTCTGGGAAGTTGGCGCCGCTGTGCGATGGTCGCGAAACGTTGCGACTAAAACAGCTCACCGCACTTGCGCTCGGATACGAAACGAATCCCGCGGCGCGGTTGCGAGACTTCGTTCGATTGGTGCGAGAGAAGCGTGTCGAGCGTCCTCAGTCAGCTGCCGTCCGCGTGATGACGGTTCACCAGTCCAAGGGTTTGGAGTTTGATGCGGTCATCCTGCCGGAACTAGACGGCGCATTGACGCGAACTCGCAGCGGATGCGTGCCGGACATTGAAAATCCCGGCGATGCACCTCGCGGGCTATCGCGATATTTGGGCAGTAAGTCGTGGCACTATTTGCCATTGAATTGGCAACGTGCCTTCGGGATGCAAGCCGAAGGGGCGATGACCGAAGCGATGTGCCTGTTGTACGTCGCGATGACGCGAGCAAGGCAGTCGTTAAGGATGGTGATCCAACCCGCATCGAAGGCAGCGTTTGAAAACCGAACATCGTCGTCGTTGATCTTTCACGCACTCGAGAGCGATCAGGATCCGACGACGGGGCAAACGGTGCTTTACGAATCCGGAACACCGACTTGGATGAACCGTGGCGAACGGATTAGTGATGACCACCATGATGCACAGGTCTCCGTCGAGACCGTTAGCATTCGTTTCCGTGAATCTTGA